DNA sequence from the Lagenorhynchus albirostris chromosome 5, mLagAlb1.1, whole genome shotgun sequence genome:
GGAGGTGACAGTGGCCTTAGAGAACGTCTAATACAAATGAGACTTTCCTGGGCTGTGGACTGGACCAGTGATCCCCAAACCTGAGTGAACATAAGACCCATCTGAAATGATTGTAAAAAATGCAGGTGACTGGACCCCATCCTGATAAATTGCTATTAAGGACGTCTAGCAAGGGAACAGGAATTTGCCTCTGTCATGCAAGTGGTCTCTGGACAGGCCACACCTTGAGAAACGTGGGAAAGGATCCACTAACGGGCTTCAGGGAGTCCGTGAACCCCCAGGagtggaaagaaaaatgtgtgaGTTTGCATATacgtatatttctttttctggggaGGGGGTCCATACCATTACAAGACTCAGAAACTTAAGAAGCACTGAGTCCTGCCCCTTGTCTTAGCGAGTAGGAAACAGAGTCCCGGGAATGTACGCGACTTGCCTGACGCTCAAAGCTGGCAGAGAGCAGAGCTGGGCTGTCACCTCAGACTTTCTCTTTCCAAGcaccccctccctctcttctccctgcaCCACTGACAGTAGGGGTGGggtagagaaggaggaaggggactgAAGCACTTGGAGGCAAAGTCGTCAAAGGGTCTCTCTTCCACTTTTTAACCTCTATCTATGGGAGAGGTCCTCAGAGGTGAGGGTTAGAATGACGATGCCTCAACAGAGGACCCAGTCATTCACCTGCACTGCCACCCCAGACCCTGACACCAGTGGAATCCCATTTCCAGTAGGACTTACAGCCAGGACAGAGGGCACATGTGCCTGGTTTTTGGATGCATGGTGGTGATGGGTTAATGTTCTTGTGAAGACCTGCCTCCTTATAACTGAGCAGGGGGGTGGTTTCAGGCTTCCCTGTCTGCACTCAGTTTTCCATCCATCTATTTCTTAGGCCACTCTGGATACTCATCCTTCTCAGGACACTCAGGCCATATGCTTCCTCTTGGGTCCTTTTCCCAGTCTGGATCCCACATCATTAACCCCAGCTGGCCGCTCAGTGTTGGTATGTGTCCTGCCCTCTAGATTTGATCCGAATCCTTCAGACTCTGGCCTCGGCCTGAGCTTCTAGATTCACCAGTGGGGCTCACCTTCCTCTTTTGAACTAACAGCTCCTTGACCTTTTGCCTCTATTTGGTACTCACCATTTTGTCCTGGTGATGGGGTCCCTCCAGTCCTCCTGGCCTCACCTGGCCACTcagtcctccccccacccagctgGCCGGTGCCACCTGCTATTCAAGGGCTAAACTTATTCAGAATCTGATCCCTCCTTCTGCAAGATAACCGTACCAGAAAGTCAGTCTAACATCCTTTCTCTGCTTTGCCTTTGGAGCCTGCGACAGATCTGACTGGCAGACTACCGCTCGCCCCTGTGCCCTGCTCAACCATGTGTGTTTCTCCCAGTAATTCCAGACCCTCTCAATCTTGTTTCCCCACTCTGCTTGCCACGTTCCTTTCTCTTCcgctcctttctttttctttcttattctttttaatccTTCTCCCAGACTTTAGACCTCCCTTAGACGTTCCTGGCAACCCTTCGCCTGACAGCAGTCCTCGGGAATAAAACGGTGTCTGAGCCCTTTGTGTTGACTAAGCCACCTTTGTTGTGGTGCTAGATTTGTTTTGGAGGCAGATGTCCGGGAAGGCTGGACAGTAGGCGCAGTCCTGCGAGCACACcagaggcagaggaaagaaggCAGCTCTGTAATTTTCCCCCAAAGCATCCTTAAATCCGTGGGTGATGGCTTGGACACCTTGCctttaacagataaggaaacgaGCTCAGAGCTCAGGAGACTTGCCCCAGGTCTCGGATTAAATCAGTGCAGAGGTGAAAGTGAACACAGAGCCCTCAGACTGGAAGCTGTCCAGACAGCTGCATGGAACAAAATCACAGCCCCAACCAGAGCTGTCATGCTGTGGACGCTTGGCACTTACTGGAAAGTTATATTAGACTTtcctgtggattttttttaatcctgcgAAGGAGTTACACAGTGAATTCCTTGTGGAGGATTAATCATCTTCTCTCTTGCCTATGACTGAGGCGGTTTCTCAAGTCCTGCCCCTGGTTTCGCTTGTCCCAAGGATTTCATTTGAAGGCCGGGACATTCCCCCACgtcctccacccccgcccccgcccccaaccgGAGCCTGCCATCAGGACCAATGAAAGCCAAGAACCTCATCCACCCGGTGACTTAGAACTCAGAGTATTTAAGAGGTTGCAGGAATGGGCTGAGAATGTCTTTTGCTTTCTCCGCAGACGGGCACGCTCTCATCTGATTTGGGCCATCACCGAGGCAAGGCGCAgagtgaagggggaaaaaataaactctGCCACTATGTGCTACGGGAAATGCGCACGATGCATCGGACATTCTCTGGTGTGGCTCGCCATCGTCTGCATCGTAGCTAATATTTTGCTGTACTTTCCCAATGGCGAAACAAAGTACGCTTCTGAAGACCATCTTAGCCACTTTGTGTGGTTCTTCTCTGGCATCATAGGAGGAGGTTTGCTGGTAAGTCATTCAGAATCATTCCAGCCTTAAAGCATTCTTTCTTGTTAGACGAGATGTTTTCATAGAAAGTTTTCCATGAGGCGTGTTTCCAAAGCCAGGaattttgttcattcttcttttgAAAGCAGATGATACAAAAGTTGAGATAGATATAGTGTATTGATTTTATTAGATGTTGTTTTACAAAATCCCCTTTCAATGAAAAGTGAACTACTTTTTTGCTAAACTCTCTTACTTTACAGCTAGAAACAGATACTAGCTTTTAAATCAGTTTTGAAAAACTATAGTTTCTAGTCCCGGAGCAGGTAGTCATTTAACCTTTGCTCTGGGGAGCTGGGAGAAGTCCACTGGTTCTCTGTCTAAATCAACAGAGTTTTGGATCCAAATTCTCTGCTGTTTATTCTCAGGCATCagtaacagagaaaaatattgaattgTGAGTGCACGGCTATTGAGAAAGGACTAtaaattttctcctttatgtAAGCTTGGTGTGTGGCATTTAGGAAAAAGCCTTCAGTTAGCAGCAAATCAGTGTCTGAACGTAATAGTGGAATGTGTTGTTTGTTCCAAGGTTTGTTTTGAAGTGAAGTGAGAGGAATTTGCCTGCCAACCTGGGAGCTGAAAGTATTAGTTTCAACCACAGCATGGAAATAATGTGAACAAACTTGAGTTTGCCTCTTTGAAATGCTGGGATTGAGAATTTTGAACAGACGTTTTATGGAATTGCTAATACCACACAGAACATTTTTCTTAGTCAAGTAAAAGATACTTAGACTTAATACACTAACTATGGTATGGCAAATCTGCTTTGAATTTAAGCATTACCATCATGTTAACAtaatcatttgtcttttttttccccactagttCTcaggtctgtttttgttttgttttattttttgaggtatagttaatttcATAATCATTTGTCTTTAAGACAACACCTTGCTTGTTTAAACTTCTTTTGATCTTGAACTCAAAGTATTTCAAACTTATGTTATTTTAAGAGCTTTATTGTGAAGCTACAACCATGCAATGTGTCTTCAAAGAAGCACTTCACCTCTATTATACAGAGCTTTCATCTCTCTTGTTTATAAAAAAGTTTCAGTTATTCTGTTGAAGATTTGTTGTTATCTTCTATACTTttcaagggaaaacaaacaaaccaacagactTAAAAGACAGGTTTTAATAGTTTCCGAACAGAGTTTGCCTCTGGAACTATGTTATGAACTCTTACGGATTAACACATGTATAGGTAATTATTTTACCCCTCCCATGCTACAACCTGACCCTACCTAATGTGATACATTACATGAAAACAAAGGGATATTACCCTTTAGAGCGTTTTTTCTCTCCTCAGCGTTTCCATTCTTTGAGATATTTTGTCAACCTAACCCAAAGACATTCAACAGTGtcagaaagaaaactattttacCAAAAGATGCTGAGCCTGACTGACCCTATGGACCGGGGGAAAGACAATGACTTTAATTTGCGTGTTTTCTAAACAGATGTTCCTGCCAGCATTCATCTTCATGGGGCTGGAACAGGACGACTGCTGCGGCTGTGGCGGCCATGAAGACTGCGGCAAAAGATGCGCGGTAGGTTTTCCTGCGCCGGGTGGGGAAGTGGTCCCTAAGAGGTAGCTGCAACGCTCTGTGCCTCACTTCTGGTGATCCTCCTTTCCCTAGATGTTTTCTTCTGTACTGGCCGCTCTCATCGGAATCGCGGGATCTGGCTACTGCGTCATTGTGGCAGCTCTGGGCTTAGCGGAAGGACCAAGATGTCTTGATGCCAGTGGCCAATGGAACTACACCTTTGCCAACACGGAGGGAGGGTAAGTGATTGACCCCCATCAGGTCGCACATTCTTATCCACCACGTGTGTATAGTGGTAAACCCATCAAACTAAAAAGGCATcaaccattcattcatccatcctcTCAACCAGGTTTATTCTCATAACTCAGGCACAATTTAGGCAAGGGGTATCGGAGGATGAATGCCCAGTCCCTGACCCAGAGAAGCTTTTTAATGGATTCACTGACTCAGGCCTTGTGATAACGGTATGAGGTGACTTCCACTATTgcttccactttacagatgtggaagtggaggcacagagagatgaagtaacttaTCCAAAGTCACATTGCTAAGACATGGCAGTcatgatttgaacccaggcagcctagcTGTGCAGTTTGTGCTTATACAGTGTGTATACTATGCCAGAGCAATTGGctaattttactattttctaagaaaatattatgGAATCCTTATATAATATGGATGAAAACCATATGAATTTAACCAAAGCCCAGGGTCAATCATACTACCcccccaagacacacacacacacacacacacacacacacacacactcacatataacATAATAACTGTGTATAACACATCCTTTATTTAAAGTGATCAGGCTGTATAAGACAGATCTTATTCATGACTTTAACATCAGGAAAATTTAAGTGGCTCCATTGTTTTATGTTGATACTTATTTCTTATCCATTattgagaaaagaacagaaatagcTGATGGAAACTGATGTACATAATGATAAATGAATGACgttctgttttgaattttgaaagcTTTAGTAATGAGATTCATGAgtgaaaataataagaataatgaaTTTGAATTGCCCTTGTATTTTCAAGAATGTTTGTCTCCCATGAATTTTGTAGCATATAATGAAGCCATCAGACCATGAATATGGAATTAGATAGACCTGGGCTCAATCTCAGCTCTTCATTTACTGTCTCAGTAACCAAGAAAAGGTGAACTGagctctctgcacctcagttatTTCATCTGTAATAAAATAAAGCCAATGGCAGTTGTCTGGAGGATTAATaagatactatgtataaaatatttgtcaCAGAAGCTGACTCAGCATGAGCAGTGCCATTCTTAGCTGTTAATATTATCTACTAGCTTTCAACAGGTACAGCCCAATGGTAGCTTCGGAAGGAAAATCAGCACTCACAGGAGTTTGAAATTTTGGTGTTCAAAATTGTTATTGATCACGATTTTTCAGCTCATACTTTTCATGCTTTGCTGTGAACGTACTGAATGTACCAGTACAAATTGGTTACACATGTATACAAAAACATATGATCTACTGCACAAACCCACCTCTAAAATACATTATGATTAATCCAAGGAGAGGTGAGAGTATCATTCAATGTTTTTATAGCTGGTTATTTTATAGCCCTCTCGTGATCCACCCCAGCTTCCGCAAGAAACCTCCTGCTTCTGTGTTATTCCTAATTTCAACTTGTCCAGAGATTTCAATATGGGGAATAACAAGCCAGTGATTAGTTGCTCAGTAGCCAAGGGGAGCCAGAGAAATTTTTTATATTGTGTTCTGAAATTATGGATTTTTGTTCCACTTTATATGCAGAAAGACGGGACCAGGAGAACAGAATTTTTTTGTATGTAATCAACAAATTGAATTTCTGATTGGCTCAATGAACCATTCCAAAGCGAGGTCTCTAATTTGCAGCCCTTTTGTTCTGTTGTGGTAGGAAGAAGTGATAAGGAAAGAATGATACCAGATCTCTTAGTGGAATTAAGTCAATCTTAGATTTTCCCACGTGATTGAATCCTACTTCGTGAAGAATATATATGCTCAGATAATGACCCCAGTgtggtttgctaacattttacaGTGACTTCGGATTGTTATTCATCATTCGATGACTTTTCCAATgtgttgagtacttactatgtgtcagatactGGCTTGGGAATTGGATATACAATGATGAATAGGTCTGGTTCCTACCTTCATGGAGCTCAGACTTGTGGACTAGATGCATAAGCAGCTCTTCTCCCTGGCCTAAGTTAGGTGTCCTTCCTCTATGGCCCCTTCACCCTTGGTTTACCTGATCAGTGTACTGGTTACACTGAGATTAGCTACTGTTTCTTCTCTTAAGTGATGCTTTTCCAGGACAGAACCCAGGCCATTATATCCCCAGCTCTGTCTTGATGTCTAACCCACACCGAGTGTTCCATAATCTTTGTTGAATTTCTTGTTTATTACGGCAACAAGATCTGGGCTAAATTCCTCATTTTGTGGAAtgacttggattggaagaatctgaTATAGGGCATTGAAGAAATCTATTGATTAATGAAAGAACACCACACAAAAAGTATGCTTATGAGACATCCCACTGGGTGTGGCCATATGTCAGAAGTTTCTCTTTTTATCCACAGTTACCTTCTGGATAGCTCCACATGGTCCCAATGCATTGAACCCAAGCATGCAGTGGAATGGAATGTCTCTCTGTTTTCTATCCTCTTGGCACTTGGTGGAATTGAATTCATCTTGTGTCTCTTTCAAATAATAAATGGAGTGCTTGGAGGCATCTGTGGTTATTGCTGCTCTCGCCAACAGGTAAGAACCTGTGTAAAAATGCACCATAGTTTTCACCCTAGAGAAAAAAGCCAACATCAAACCCTGCTCCAACTACCAGTGTTTATTCCATTTTTGTGGCATAGCATTTACAGCATTCAGTTTTGCACTCAATAGTAAGCTTCCTTGAGTGTCACAGTCACTGGGTTATCTTGGTTTTTTGTAGCTGGCCCTGTGAATATAAAACAATGTCACCCATAGACAGAGTGCCCCTTCAGGATCTAACCCACTGCCCCTGCTCTGGTTGCAGAGACACAAAAGAAGTGTCCTTTCATTGCTTGCTCTCACATTCCCAACTAGTATACGCAAGTAACAGCCATCATCCATTGCCCTAAGCATTGTGCTAAACCCCTATTCCAGAAAAGCCTATGATGCAGAGATTGAGCAACATTTCTAAGATCACCTAGTAAGGAAGTAACAGGCTTCAAACCCTGCGTCATTTTGTGTCACAGCTCCTTCTCTTAACCTGTACGCAGCACTTGCTGTTCTGTTGGGTTTTCTACAGTTCCTTCCTAATAAGGAGTCACAATAGTGCTCAAACAGCTAAGCCTAGAGAATCACTAGTAGCTTTTGAATAGCAGCTCATTAAAAGCCTTTCACTGTGAAAGAAAACCAGGAAGCACTTGTTTCCTGGGGATATGATTTTGAGGAGAAATACGCATTTGTTAGTAAGGAAAggttttgtttctatattttcctaAAAAACATATATTACTGAATTGATGGAAGTCCAGCTTtggtccaattttttttttaatgtcttattcTGTAAAGCAGGATTAGATAAAGAAAAACTTACTTAAGTTGTATTTTCCTAAGCATTCACTTCTCTGGTTCAAGGTCTCCTaactttctttgaaaataagacaaaacctaatgaaaacaaaaagcccaTTGCTACCGTGAAAAACTTtgctgaacatagatggaaaCTTTCTACGATTTTTGAGgggaagttaaaataaaattctagatttCCTTATCAGGCAAATACAGCAAAACTAATAATTGCCTTGGGAGCATGCCAAATTTCCAAGAAAACAGCGGAGTGGAAAGCCTTCAATTTGGAGTCGTTTCCAGGCAGTATGGTTGCGGCGGGGGAGGCAAAGAATGCTCTTGGGATTACTATAAAATAATCTGTCTTTAGCCTTGAATTTCCTACAAGGCAGAGTTTAAATTAGGTGAGAACCCACTGCACTTTGGCGCTGGTGCATCTGGGGGACGGGCATAAGTGTCAACGACCAAAATTGCTGTAGTGGTTCGGCAGAATGACACTGTCCTCTGAGTGGGGGGAACCAAGAGTCCCACTGGGTTTCCCATCTGAGTCACTGTAGGGAGCCTTCTTCCCAGACACTGCGGGTCCGATCTGTTAAGTTTGTTTGTAAGACAAAAGACAGTCTCAAAGAGCAAGGTTTTTAATGTAGATGAGTCAAATCTGTAACTCTGTAGCATTTAATTCAAAAGTTGCCTGCCTTGAGCCCCCATCAGTGTGCAACTCCCAAGGCATTATCTCTTAAATCCCTGAGATTAAAAACCCACCCCAAGCATATTCAAAGCCAGCCAAGCATCGTAAACTGCAGTTTCCATGGCCTCTTTCTGCAGCTTTTACTGGGGAAGGACAACAGTCTGGTTTGTTTAGGAAACATTTTGTGAGCATTGTCAAAGCTCTCAGTATTGTTGACCCAACCTCTGCTGAAGCTGAGATCAGTCTGCTTTACGTTTGCTTAAAACAAGAATTTAAAGCACTGAAATGTCATCATTGTTTAGCCTGATCAGAACCTGatgcttatttcattttctttacagcAATATGATTGCTAGAAGAACCACCCCAAGATAAAACTACAATCTTCCTCAATGTcactgtaatttatataatttacttGTAATAATTTGTAAAACTTTGTACTAGTGTGTCATACAGCACATGTTCTACTTTTATAAGTGTGTGTAAAGACTGGCATCTTCACGGGATGTCAGTGTTTGAACTTAgcaaagaaattcttttttttttaggcataAGAAAATAAACCACACTCTGGAGGTAA
Encoded proteins:
- the TM4SF1 gene encoding transmembrane 4 L6 family member 1, whose protein sequence is MCYGKCARCIGHSLVWLAIVCIVANILLYFPNGETKYASEDHLSHFVWFFSGIIGGGLLMFLPAFIFMGLEQDDCCGCGGHEDCGKRCAMFSSVLAALIGIAGSGYCVIVAALGLAEGPRCLDASGQWNYTFANTEGGYLLDSSTWSQCIEPKHAVEWNVSLFSILLALGGIEFILCLFQIINGVLGGICGYCCSRQQQYDC